One stretch of Diabrotica undecimpunctata isolate CICGRU chromosome 5, icDiaUnde3, whole genome shotgun sequence DNA includes these proteins:
- the LOC140442372 gene encoding uncharacterized protein: MFLDVKGAYDNVNWFILREKMMKLQIPQEVANTICKLYINSKHLDECINPLDSSTKLVLRSISDLGLQISAEKSKVIIFTRHNMKPMQQITIDCIEFPMDTNVKYLGITLDKKLTWKLHIEQIETKCNKGLNFLKSIMRSWWGAEPQTALIFYKGYIRSIIDYGCTLYGTANKTNLCKLDIIQNKSLRICLGAMKSTPVEPLRAEAIEPPLELRRSFLDEKMIIKSLNKNSPFISCIYKLNEYDLTKSKNQKQRNCGLSTMDIKKLIACVQENKCLWNMREKHYHNRDVCRQSWEKVASQLDTSSKQSL, translated from the exons ATGTTTCTAGATGTTAAAGGTGCCTACGACAATGTCAACTGGTTCATCTTACGGGAAAAAATGATGAAATTACAAATCCCTCAAGAAGTTGCTAACACGATATGCAAATTATATATAAACAG CAAACATCTTGACGAATGCATTAATCCCTTGGATTCAAGCACGAAACTCGTTTTAAGATCCATAAGTGATTTAGGGCTACAAATCTCCGCAGAAAAATCCAAAGTTATAATCTTCACCAGGCATAACATGAAACCGATGCAGCAAATTACAATAGATTGTATAGAATTTCCGATGGATACCAATGTCAAATACTTAGGAATAACATTAGACAAAAAATTGACCTGGAAACTTCATATTGAACAAATAGAGACAAAATGCAATAAAGGACTAAACTTCTTAAAATCCATTATGCGATCTTGGTGGGGTGCAGAACCTCAAACAGCTCTAATCTTCTATAAAGGTTACATAAGATCAATAATTGATTATGGTTGTACACTTTATGGAACAGCCAATAAAACAAATCTATGTAAGCTGGATATTATACAAAACAAATCACTCAGAATATGTCTGGGGGCAATGAAATCTACACCAGTTGAACCGTTAAGAGCTGAAGCAATCGAACCTCCATTAGAACTAAGAAGATCATTTTTAGATGAAAAAATGATTATTAAGTCGCTAAACAAAAATTCACCATTCATTAGCTGCATATATAAGTTAAACGAATACGACCTAACTAAGtccaaaaaccaaaaacaaag GAACTGCGGACTGTCCACCATggacattaaaaaattaattgctTGTGTTCAAGAGAACAAGTGTTTGTGGAACATGAGGGAAAAACATTACCACAACAGAGATGTTTGTCGGCAAAGTTGGGAGAAGGTTGCATCACAACTCGACACCAGCAGTAAGCAAAGTTTATGA
- the LOC140442371 gene encoding uncharacterized protein, with protein sequence MGDLPTLKKIRASLKARLTSFIKFIDRDSTHGEMNEPTRAEIELRIENANSIHTQYQETQLKIESLLDAITEEEINYRETFETSFYSVIIKAKQLLTTTSASASSTSSPTSEHFASNHTYTTSNIKLPSIELPKFSGNIEEWLDFHDLFDSACITGSAERVIASIPLSASNFTVTWNLLVERYSNKELLLHNHIKAIFNLKAINKEGSFSIRNLIDKFCSNLRALEALKQPVEHWDALLKYILLEKLDSESVKEWEKANNGKVSQVSDLIYFLKTKADTLERYNLNKPNIQGTSVNNHVKFRHNSTKALVSTKSSFLSCPLCNQQHKLVHCSQFHSLDIPARINKVRRFKLCLNCLHSGHQQATCKYGDCKKCNQKHHTLLHEFIENPLNPLSQFNDQVVASQSSPQTLSNTSQNQQILLSTVVVQVRDHLGVAHNCRALLDSGAQSNFITSSLVDLLGISREQVNISVVGIAHVSSKINHKCNIVINSLQSIYSFPLECLIIPQICGQLPVCQIDASSLPIPANIRLSDPNFHTPSEVNILISASIFWDLLCVGQVKLGPEKPILQKTRLGWIISGPLINTRVNSQQSTICGLSHNIETDDLSRFWEIEECSGTKLQSPEELLCEEHFKSTFRRNLDGRFIVSIPFKSQVDSLGESRSIAQRRFYSLEKRLLNDPIMKEQYVAFMEEYLSLGHMSRVTDCTLPVHSYYFPHHGVMKQDSLTTKLRVVFDGSCPSSSGHSLNDLQMVGPVMQNDLISILLRFRRYPFVASADIAKMYRQILIDDTQRCLQRILWRNHPKDPLHSYELNTVTYGSTSSSYLATRCLYQLSLEHSDTFSQASKIIAEDFYVDDLLTGSDSLEDLILNCKQVSEILSKGCFPLRKWTSNNSSFLKSIQESISLDTPFLFGANENTKTLGLQSCPSLDSLSYSIDSNVTPKIITKRSILSGIAQIFDPLGLLSPSIIKVKILMQLLWLEKLDWDEGVPLHIQSEWLSFRDQLHELNKLQIQRNVVLPNSVLIEMHGFCDASEVAYGAAIYIRSVDKKGNIFINLLCAKSKVAPVKKLSIPRLELSGALILSRLSKMVITSLNIQFNKIFLWSDSTITLGWIKTSSHVLKTFVGNRVSEIQSNTDPENWRHVPTDCNPADLLSRGIEPHVLSSCSFWWHGPSFLLDFPETWPVQVSFDKEKLPEFKTISNQFMIVSSTPLFDFEKYSSFSTLVRLVAYSLRFYYNSQRKNKATRVLGHLTTQEINNSTLTLVKLVQPEGFPSEIQCLRRGNAVSSKSRILSLNPFLDPEGLLRVGGRLSNSNFSYQKKHPILIQSNHKFTILFFRQEHFKLCHAGPQHLLAHVREKYWPLHGKSLARRTVRECLRCFRFNPDQVNPIMGDLPQSRVTPSFSFAVTGVDYAGQFALRTSRHRGASSYKGYISLFVCLSTKAIHLEVVTDLSTEAFMAAIKRFIARRGKPCQMMSDNGTTFVGANNSLLELGKFLKTNGNKFPDMCAKSDINWKFIPAHSPHFGGLWEAGVKSVKANLKRVMTDTKLDYERFVTLLTQIEGVLNSRPLSALSSNPSDLLPLTPAHFLIGRPMDSVPEINLSNSSITSLSRFQQLQQLRHHFWKRWSLEYISARTEEMESQPI encoded by the exons atggGGGATTTGCCTACGTTAAAAAAGATAAGAGCATCTCTTAAAGCGCGATTAAcctcatttattaaattcattgaTAGGGACTCAACCCACGGTGAGATGAATGAGCCAACTCGCGCTGAAATTGAATTGCGCATCGAAAACGCGAATAGTATTCATACTCAATATCAAGAAAcccaattaaaaatagaaagtttacTGGACGCAATaactgaggaagaaataaattacaGAGAAACGTTCGAAACATCATTTTATTCAGTTATAATTAAGGCAAAACAACTGTTGACAACAACCTCAGCTAGTGCCTCCAGTACATCTAGTCCTACTAGTGAACATTTTGCATCCAATCATACATATACAACCTCCAATATAAAACTTCCTTCTATTGAATTGCCAAAATTCAGTGGCAACATAGAAGAATGGTTAGATTTTCATGACTTATTTGATTC agCATGCATAACAGGTTCTGCTGAGAGAGTCATTGCTTCTATACCTCTCTCTGCTTCTAATTTTACTGTTACATGGAATCTTTTGGTTGAGAGATATTCCAACAAGGAATTGTTGTTGCATAACCATATTAAAGCCATCTTCAATTTAAAGGCAATCAATAAAGAAGGTTCATTTTCAATCAGAaatttaattgataaattttgtaGCAATCTTAGAGCTTTGGAGGCATTAAAACAACCAGTCGAACATTGGGATGCCCTTCtcaaatatattcttttggaaaaATTAGATTCTGAATCTGTGAAAGAATGGGAGAAGGCCAACAATGGTAAAGTCAGTCAAGTTTCGGACCTCATATATTTCCTAAAAACGAAGGCAGATACTCTAGAAAGATATAATCTAAATAAACCCAATATTCAAGGGACTTCTGTCAATAATCATGTCAAATTCAGACACAACAGTACTAAGGCTCTTGTAAGTACAaaatcttcttttctttcttgtcCTTTATGCAACCAGCAACACAAACTGGTTCACTGTAGTCAATTTCATTCATTAGACATTCCTGCCCGTATCAATAAAGTACGTAGATTTAAATTATGCTTGAATTGTCTGCATTCTGGACATCAACAAGCTACGTGCAAATATGGCGACTGTAAGAAATGTAACCAGAAACATCATACTCTTCTCCATGAATTTATTGAAAATCCACTAAATCCATTGTCTCAGTTTAATGATCAAGTAGTTGCTTCTCAGAGTAGCCCTCAGACACTTTCTAATACTTCTCAAAATCAACAAATCCTTCTATCAACGGTTGTTGTCCAAGTTCGTGACCATTTAGGGGTTGCTCATAATTGTagagctcttttagatagtggagCTCAATCTAATTTTATCACATCAAGTTTAGTTGATTTGCTGGGTATTTCAAGGGAGCAGGTTAACATTTCTGTAGTGGGTATCGCTcatgtttcttctaaaataaatcACAAATGTAATATTGTTATTAACTCTTTACAATCTATATATTCTTTCCCCCTAGAGTGTTTAATCATTCCACAAATATGTGGACAACTTCCAGTTTGTCAAATTGATGCATCTTCGTTGCCCATACCTGCAAATATTCgtttatcagacccaaattttcATACTCCTTCGGAAGTAAATATTCTGATCAGTGCTAGTATTTTTTGGGACCTGCTATGTGTGGGTCAGGTCAAGTTAGGTCCTGAAAAACCCATACTTCAGAAAACTAGATTAGGGTGGATCATTTCTGGTCCTTTAATAAATACCAGGGTGAATAGTCAGCAATCTACCATATGTGGATTATCACACAATATCGAAACTGACGACCTTTCTAGGTTTTGGGAGATTGAGGAGTGCTCAGGTACTAAACTTCAGTCTCCAGAAGAGTTATTGTGCGAGGAGCACTTCAAATCAACCTTTAGGAGAAATTTGGATGGTCGGTTCATTGTGTCCATTCCTTTTAAGTCACAGGTTGACTCTTTGGGAGAATCCAGATCAATAGCTCAAAGAAGGTTCTATAGCTTAGAAAAAAGGCTTCTTAATGATCCTATCATGAAGGAGCAGTATGTTGCATTTATGGAGGAATACTTGTCTTTAGGCCACATGTCAAGAGTTACTGATTGTACTTTGCCAGTACATAGTTATTACTTTCCTCATCACGGGGTGATGAAGCAGGACAGTCTCACTACAAAACTCAGAGTAGTGTTCGATGGTTCCTGTCCGTCATCATCTGGTCATTCGCTCAACGATCTTCAGATGGTAGGTCCCGTCATGCAGAATGATTTAATATCTATCCTGTTGAGATTTAGAAGGTATCCATTTGTTGCATCTGCGGACATTGCCAAAATGTACCGCCAAATTCTTATTGATGATACTCAACGGTGTCTCCAAAGAATCTTATGGAGAAATCATCCGAAAGATCCTCTTCATTCATATGAATTAAATACAGTtacttatggctctacgtcaagtAGTTATCTAGCCACTAGATGTCTCTATCAGCTATCATTAGAGCATTCTGATACATTCTCTCAAGCTTCTAAAATCATAGCTGAAGACTTCTATGTTGACGACTTGTTAACTGGTTCTGATTCGTTAGAGGACTTAATCCTTAATTGTAAACAAGTCTCTGAAATTCTTTCAAAAGGTTGCTTTCCACTTAGAAAGTGGACGTCAAACAATTCTTCATTTCTTAAGTCCATCCAGGAATCTATTTCATTAGACACTCCCTTCCTTTTTGGTGCCAATGAAAACACAAAGACACTTGGGTTACAATCGTGCCCTAGTTTAGATTCATTGTCCTATTCTATTGATTCAAATGTTACTCCCAAAATTATCACTAAAAGATCAATACTTTCTGGTATTGCTCAAATATTCGACCCTTTAGGTCTCTTAAGTCCATCAATCATTAAAGTCAAAATCCTTATGCAACTCCTTTGGTTAGAGAAGTTAGACTGGGATGAAGGAGTGCCATTGCATATTCAGTCTGAGTGGTTATCTTTCAGAGATCAGTTGCATGAGTTGAATAAATTGCAAATTCAaagaaatgtagttctccctAATTCTGTTCTTATTGAAATGCACGGATTCTGTGATGCAAGCGAAGTTGCTTATGGCGCAGCCATATATATTCGCAGTGTTGATAAAAagggtaacatttttataaatttactttGTGCTAAAAGCAAAGTAGCACCTGTAAAGAAGCTGAGCATACCTCGCCTGGAACTTAGCGGAGCTTTGATCTTATCACGTCTTTCTAAAATGGTTATTACTTCTTTGAATATTCAGTTCAATAAGATTTTTCTGTGGTCTGACTCAACCATTACCTTGGGCTGGATAAAAACTTCGTCACATGTACTAAAAACTTTCGTTGGTAATCGTGTTTCAGAAATTCAGTCCAACACAGATCCCGAAAATTGGAGACATGTACCTACGGATTGTAACCCTGCTGATTTACTCTCTCGAGGAATTGAACCTCATGTTCTAAGCTCTTGTTCATTTTGGTGGCACGGCCCATCATTCTTGCTAGATTTTCCTGAAACTTGGCCAGTTCAAGTAtcttttgataaagaaaaacttccAGAGTTTAAAACTATTAGCAACCAATTTATGATAGTTTCGTCTactccattatttgattttgaaaaatattcgAGTTTTTCAACCTTGGTAAGGTTAGTGGCTTACTCTTTGCGTTTCTACTACAATTCTCAACGAAAGAACAAGGCCACTCGTGTTTTGGGGCATTTAACCACACAGGAGATTAACAATTCTACCCTTACTCTAGTTAAGTTGGTACAACCTGAAGGTTTCCCATCTGAGATTCAGTGCTTAAGAAGAGGTAATGCAGTTTCTTCTAAAAGCAGAATCTTATCACTTAATCCCTTTTTAGATCCAGAAGGATTACTCAGGGTCGGTGGTAGATTAAGTAATTCAAACTTTTCTTATCAAAAGAAACATCCTATTCTAATTCAATCTAATCATAAGTTTACTATTCTATTTTTCCGTCAAGAGCATTTCAAGCTGTGCCATGCAGGACCTCAACATCTCCTAGCTCACGTGCGTGAGAAATATTGGCCTTTACATGGAAAATCATTGGCTAGGAGAACGGTTCGCGAATGCTTGCGTTGCTTTCGCTTCAATCCCGATCAAGTTAATCCCATCATGGGAGATCTTCCCCAATCAAGAGTCACCCCCTCATTTTCATTTGCTGTTACAGGAGTTGATTATGCTGGTCAATTTGCCCTCAGAACTAGTCGTCATAGGGGTGCTTCTTCATATAAAGGTtatattagtttatttgtttgCCTATCGACAAAGGCCATTCATTTAGAGGTGGTAACGGATCTTTCCACCGAAGCCTTTATGGCggcaataaaacgatttatagcTAGAAGGGGCAAACCATGTCAGATGATGagtgataacggaaccacatttgtGGGTGCCAACAATTCTTTGTTGGAATTGGGTAAATTTTTGAAAACCAATGGTAATAAATTCCCTGATATGTGTGCTAAATCTGATATAAATTGGAAGTTCATACCGGCTCATTCTCCTCATTTTGGCGGTCTCTGGGAGGCTGGAGTCAAATCGGTGAAGGCTAACCTCAAACGAGTTATGACAGATACGAAATTAGATTATGAAAGATTTGTTACATTACTAACTCAGATTGAAGGAGTATTAAATTCTCGTCCTTTGAGTGCCTTGTCTTCTAACCCTTCTGATCTTTTGCCtttgacaccagctcacttcctcaTTGGAAGACCCATGGATTCCGTTCCAGAAATAAATCTATCAAACTCATCCATTACCAGTTTGTCTAGATTCCAGCAGTTGCAGCAACTTCGCCATCATTTTTGGAAACGTTGGTCTCTGGAATACATCTCCGCAAGAACGGAAGAAATGGAAAGTCAACCAATCTAA